One part of the Mariniblastus fucicola genome encodes these proteins:
- a CDS encoding circularly permuted type 2 ATP-grasp protein, with product MKIKNYSSNDAYDEMFGSNGDPRQSTATFVNKLASLPAGTLQRRQLEAEMSLQKMGITFNVYGHEAGTEKVWPFDLLPRIIDGDEWSTVERGLRQRLEALNLFITDTYNDRKIYKDKVVPEDLIFGSKTYRKQCEGVTPIEGVWCHITGVDLIRHADGQIYVLEDNLRCPSGVSYVLENRELMKRTLAGVFEGMSVAPIEDYPEQLLKILHDCAPPTNDPTAVVLTPGVFNSAYFEHTFLARQMGIELVQGSDLVVQDGYVFMNTTRGLEKVDVIYRRIDDDFIDPACFRSDSVLGVRGLMESWKAGKVTLANAPGTGIADDKAVYSYVPKIIKYYLGEDAILPNVPTYLCSESADKSHVLENLETLVVKPTNESGGKGLMIGPQSTKEQRDEAARQIKDNPREWIAQPTLTLSTVPTLIDGEVEPRHVDLRPFVLYGKEIYVMPGGLTRVALPKGSLVVNSSQGGGSKDTWVLKGNSNQHVPHFEASQQQEQGSADA from the coding sequence ATGAAAATAAAAAATTACTCTTCCAACGACGCGTACGACGAAATGTTTGGGTCCAACGGTGATCCAAGACAGTCTACCGCCACTTTTGTCAACAAGCTCGCGAGCTTGCCAGCCGGAACTCTCCAACGCCGCCAACTCGAAGCCGAGATGAGCCTGCAGAAGATGGGCATCACCTTCAACGTTTACGGTCACGAAGCCGGAACGGAGAAAGTCTGGCCGTTTGATCTGTTGCCAAGAATCATCGATGGCGATGAATGGTCGACTGTCGAACGAGGACTTCGGCAACGACTCGAAGCCCTGAACCTGTTCATCACCGACACCTACAACGATCGAAAGATCTACAAGGACAAGGTGGTTCCGGAAGATTTGATTTTCGGTTCAAAAACCTATCGGAAACAGTGCGAAGGCGTGACTCCGATCGAAGGTGTATGGTGTCACATCACTGGCGTCGATCTAATCCGTCATGCCGATGGGCAGATCTATGTCCTTGAAGACAATTTGCGTTGTCCATCGGGCGTTTCGTATGTGCTGGAGAACCGCGAGCTGATGAAGCGAACGTTGGCGGGCGTTTTCGAAGGCATGTCAGTTGCTCCAATCGAAGACTATCCCGAACAGTTGCTCAAGATTTTGCACGACTGTGCTCCGCCTACCAACGATCCGACAGCCGTCGTGCTGACGCCGGGCGTATTTAACTCGGCTTATTTCGAGCACACTTTTTTGGCGCGGCAAATGGGCATCGAGCTCGTTCAGGGTTCGGATCTGGTTGTTCAGGACGGCTATGTGTTCATGAATACAACTCGCGGCCTGGAAAAAGTCGACGTCATTTATCGACGTATCGACGATGACTTTATCGATCCCGCCTGCTTCCGCAGCGATTCAGTACTGGGCGTTCGTGGGCTGATGGAATCCTGGAAAGCCGGCAAAGTGACGCTGGCGAACGCTCCGGGAACCGGGATCGCTGACGACAAGGCGGTCTACAGTTACGTTCCCAAAATCATCAAATACTATTTGGGTGAAGACGCGATTCTACCGAACGTCCCGACTTACCTCTGTTCGGAGTCGGCCGACAAAAGTCACGTTTTGGAAAACCTTGAGACTCTGGTCGTTAAACCAACCAACGAATCTGGCGGTAAGGGTTTAATGATTGGTCCGCAATCTACCAAAGAACAACGTGATGAAGCGGCCCGTCAAATCAAAGACAATCCTCGTGAGTGGATTGCCCAGCCGACGCTAACTTTGTCCACGGTGCCAACACTGATCGATGGAGAAGTTGAGCCGCGACACGTGGACTTGCGTCCGTTCGTGCTCTACGGAAAAGAGATCTACGTCATGCCCGGAGGGCTCACGCGAGTCGCGTTGCCGAAAGGGTCGCTTGTCGTGAACTCTTCGCAAGGCGGAGGCAGCAAGGATACATGGGTCCTGAAAGGGAACTCGAATCAGCACGTGCCGCACTTCGAGGCTTCTCAGCAGCAAGAGCAGGGGAGTGCCGATGCTTAG
- a CDS encoding sensor histidine kinase, protein MVQLSNNSLSDFVRQVVSGYRNTCESKNVSMVLDLEEVSAPYDRKLVHKAVIAMVENAIEAMPEGGELEATLVNAEYQWELEIADSGRSAEQDAPSINQTNPELPKVLGTETNLHMGTLNQLSVLMNATVQSWNCPLGGTAHVLVVPKPATSNG, encoded by the coding sequence ATGGTCCAACTATCCAACAACAGTCTTTCTGATTTCGTGCGGCAGGTCGTTTCCGGCTATCGAAATACTTGCGAGTCTAAAAACGTAAGTATGGTTCTGGACTTGGAGGAAGTTTCCGCTCCATATGATCGAAAGCTGGTCCACAAAGCTGTGATTGCGATGGTCGAGAATGCGATCGAGGCGATGCCCGAAGGCGGCGAGCTCGAAGCGACGCTCGTCAACGCAGAATATCAATGGGAACTTGAGATTGCTGACAGCGGGCGAAGCGCCGAACAGGATGCTCCCTCCATCAACCAAACCAATCCGGAGCTTCCAAAAGTTCTTGGAACCGAAACCAATCTCCATATGGGAACGCTGAACCAGCTTAGCGTCCTGATGAACGCGACTGTCCAGTCGTGGAACTGTCCGCTTGGCGGCACCGCTCACGTGCTCGTCGTGCCCAAGCCAGCGACGTCCAACGGATAG
- a CDS encoding RNA polymerase sigma factor, whose product MEATVNDIYYDTDRQLKAKSEQVTDEQLLIDYRETGDRELYATLVYRYERELFSYLRRYLGNAEMAEDVFQTTFLHIHLKSHLFEEGRRFRPWLYTIATNAAIDAKRRNKRHRNVSLDTPRLQDSEDVGRLINLLESDDPDPSNAALETERRRLVRKALSQLPESMNVLIQLVYYQGMKYREAAEVLDVPVGTVKSRLHSAIAKLTDVWNHTSQVD is encoded by the coding sequence ATGGAAGCTACGGTCAACGACATCTACTACGACACAGATCGGCAACTGAAAGCAAAATCAGAGCAAGTGACTGACGAACAACTACTGATCGATTATCGGGAAACGGGAGATCGCGAATTGTACGCGACTCTGGTCTACCGGTACGAACGTGAGCTGTTCAGTTACCTGCGCCGGTACCTTGGGAATGCTGAAATGGCAGAGGACGTTTTTCAAACGACGTTCCTGCACATTCATCTCAAGAGCCATCTGTTCGAAGAAGGTCGTCGTTTCCGTCCGTGGCTTTACACGATTGCTACCAATGCAGCCATCGATGCCAAGCGTAGAAATAAACGGCATCGAAATGTCAGCCTCGACACGCCACGTCTGCAGGACAGCGAAGATGTCGGTCGTTTGATCAACCTTCTTGAAAGCGATGATCCCGATCCGTCCAACGCTGCTCTTGAGACCGAGCGTCGACGACTGGTGCGAAAAGCACTCAGCCAACTTCCAGAGTCAATGAACGTACTGATTCAACTGGTTTACTACCAGGGAATGAAGTACCGGGAAGCCGCCGAAGTGTTGGACGTTCCAGTGGGGACAGTCAAGAGCCGTCTGCATTCTGCGATCGCAAAACTGACTGATGTTTGGAACCATACTTCGCAGGTCGACTAG